A single genomic interval of Arachis duranensis cultivar V14167 chromosome 7, aradu.V14167.gnm2.J7QH, whole genome shotgun sequence harbors:
- the LOC107457900 gene encoding uncharacterized protein LOC107457900, with translation MERFNNACLEIQDLPTEAVIMGLVNGLREGLFSQSISKRHPTSLRDVQERAEKYINMEENARLREPSWEICHTEILPFPRPIKNKKERSRSDYCEYHKLYGLSTNDCYDIKNVIEKLVREGWLDRFLMERSDHHGKRKRDDEDRRDPPPQNPERHIHMISGGFVGGGLTKSSHKRHLKEVYQVGGEAPDLPAISFTKEDGQGIIPGHDDPVVITMILANVHLHRTLVDQGSSADILFKPAFDKLGLDEKELRAYPDTLYGVGDTPIKQLGFIPLHTTYGKGAKSKTLSIDFIVVDVVSAYNALIGRTTLNRLKVVVSTPTFA, from the exons ATGGAGAGGTTCAACAATGCGTGCTTAgagattcaagacctgcccacgGAAGCAGTGATTATGGGCCTAGTAAATGGACTCCGAGAAGGTCTCTTCTCCCAGTCCATCTCAAAAAGGCACCCGACTTCTTTGAGAGATGTACAGGAGAGAGccgagaagtacatcaacatggaagaaaatgcCAGGCTGAGAGAGCCAAGTTG GGAAATTTGTCACACCGAAATACTACCTTTCCCTAGGcccatcaaaaacaaaaaggagAGAAGTCGTAGCGActactgtgagtaccataagCTATATGGTCTCTCAACAAATGATTGTTATGACATaaagaatgtgatagaaaagctagTCAGAGAAGGTTGGCTTGACAGATTtctcatggaaaggtcggacCATCATGGcaagagaaagcgagatgacgAAGACCGAAGAGACCCGCCACCACAGAATCCGGAAAGACATATACACATGATCTCAGGAGGGTTTGTTGGAGGTGGTCTCACAAAGTCATCTCACAAAAGGCACCTGAAGGAAGTCTATCAGGTCGGTGGCGAAGCTCCCGACCTCCCAGCCATCtctttcactaaagaagatgggcaaggcaTTATTCCTGGACATGACGATCCAGTGGTAATAACCATGATCCTTGCCAATGTCCATCTACACAGAACTCTAGTGGATCAAGGGAGCTCGGCCGATATCCTGTTCAAGCCGGCGTTTGATAAGCTGGGACTGGATGAAAAGGAGTTAAGAGCTTACCCCGATACCCTATATGGGGTGGGGGATACACCAATAAAGCAACTAGGATTCATACCCCTACACACAACTTATGGAAAAGGGGCAAAGTCCAAAACTCTAAGCATCGATTTCATAGTCGTTGATGTGGTTTCAGCCTACAATGCTCTAATTGGCAGAACAACCCTAAATCGGCTCAAAGTAGTGGTGTCCACccccacctttgcatga